One Stigmatopora argus isolate UIUO_Sarg chromosome 12, RoL_Sarg_1.0, whole genome shotgun sequence genomic window carries:
- the vwa5b2 gene encoding von Willebrand factor A domain-containing protein 5B2 isoform X2 has protein sequence MVGLRNRSTWDPLLLKSSCIKSCAIGCSLGITAHLTYANAEKDPVEGVFVYPLGEKEIVVGFEAAIAGRMMGVQIQNRGKMKDCCSDCCPCTEGREWNCCGNSSLDMQCTNGHLILDEDLERNTFIVATGLIGPLDVVSIIMKTTVELPTLENGAIHIVYPTILTPIVTHMTASKSETGGRSEETGCFSGTSGKADRVLDSEQQYCAHAIFTSPAASLAPYELNFQLLVRGACLLAGLESPTHALRADADPSAQSASATYITLAQEHSYDRHIEIILHLSEPHSPLVIIEKGRLSFSQYGQLILSRRDFIRSTRKDPEPEKKVDFVRKRYHKDILNNPVLMLNFCPDFLGEPLELSKATREILFLVDWSGNMNGNGIGRVKEALAVAFKSLPSGTLLNVVGFGTPMKPLFTASKLCTDVTLMQAHEYVQRMRADMRGINLLGTLSWLYQQPIQRTHPRQVFIITDGSKNNVAKVLELVRRNTCAGRCFSLGLGSRACRRLLEGVAKLTGGTTEFLQEEERLQPKLIKSLKKALEPVLTDMRIDWYLPENMEALLSPNEIPALYPGNRLIGYCTLYDMTTFKTKKTECQDPVSKRTRNASVGSVFGPTNDDASPPTSELMPAVICPEGNHLEEALKEISREISSEFSCAKDAHPSVEVDWPSDVRMRIQERSYIQEQYVLTHCSLSSERSLPTHVHASSSSDAKSRAGLTDPVSPAPLLDTGSLPQGLEKIPGPEQRSSLSRWADRGWQQNLSADSGGKKHGKGGCREESHWKQKSLARSSMAARSFSSPQGELEMHRLRRALERVSFDQTLGGRLDESDGETKPPDTLSHRSLNDSSGLLFPASPLDWDNFTDPEYLFTGVPLEDPPPGQCRSLIHGFLGGRPVSWEVTVNLDHLLAPDDRRATVVEGCRSKGGGIERESWEEIIHQLTARSVIRDFERMAERENQTGHGTARRYRVKAIQTSKHCNITSMYTTFTIIDSNPNKSVQEGSEVQNSGLVLGSSRSFQSSSRKQETYSAGVSRRPISRDCEEGQDTWNSTDRDDTPTSPCSLASWDSSAFSGGASVTTGPSSTRSQRSVESRSMESFFGTRGPLGRLRSSISSGRQAPLKSHCLSAENDKQTENEAPDYLPLVRLQLASGAFLLTEMYANCVQISLDRLKRASPYSLHRRSFSPPFRCASPSAPSLSSSAKPPGHHHVTFSPSSCSLAKKTAPPFHHTPDDTPLMLEPKLRRRQPSDRDPVLFCPDLPGCEEGSLELPGGNSAGQADSGRGSETDVGGGPSLEPPYLQVSCQSAVDDVEGSSWATAVALAWLEHRCAGYFMEWELVAAKADFWLRGLDLPEGLDLAGLRGAARQLFLLLRHWDENIKFNMLCYNPNNM, from the exons ATGGTGGGACTAAGGAACCGCTCCACATGGGATCCGCTGCTCCTCAAGTCATCTTGCATCAAATCCTGTGCCATTGGCTGTTCCCTGGGCATCACTGCGCACCTCACTTATGCGAATGCTGAGAAAGACCCCGTTGAAG GTGTATTTGTGTACCCGCTCGGAGAAAAGGAGATTGTGGTAGGCTTTGAGGCAGCCATTGCGGGACGTATGATGGGCGTCCAGATCCAGAACCGGGGCAAGATGAAGGATTGCTGCTCGGACTGCTGCCCCTGCACCGAAGGACGGGAGTGGAATTGCTGCGGAAACTCGAGCTTGGATATGCAGTGTACCAATG GGCACCTCATCCTGGATGAAGATCTAGAAAGAAACACCTTCATTGTGGCCACAGGACTGATAGGTCCACTGGATGTAGTGTCCATCATTATGAAGACCACAGTTGAACTGCCGACGTTAGAAAACGGAGCGATCCACATTGTCTACCCAACGATATTGACACCCATTGTCACGCACATGACTGCAAGCAAGAGTGAAACAGGGGGGAGATCGGAAGAAACCGG CTGTTTTAGCGGCACCTCAGGAAAAGCGGACCGGGTTCTTGATTCTGAGCAGCAATACTGTGCACATGCCATCTTTACCAGTCCAGCTGCCAGTTTGGCTCCTTATGAGCTCAACTTCCAACTGCTGGTTCGAGGAGCTTGTCTGCTGGCTG GACTGGAGAGCCCCACTCATGCCCTGAGAGCAGATGCTGACCCCAGTGCCCAAAGTGCCTCCGCCACGTATATCACCTTAGCCCAAGAGCATTCCTATGACAGACACATAGAGATCATCCTTCACCTCAGTG AACCACACAGCCCACTTGTCATCATAGAGAAAGGAAGGCTCTCCTTCAGCCAGTATGGACAGCTCATCCTCTCACGACGGGATTTCATTCGCTCTACCCGCAAAGATCCCGAACCCGAGAAAAAG GTCGACTTTGTACGGAAGCGCTACCACAAGGACATCCTGAACAACCCGGTGTTGATGCTTAATTTTTGTCCCGATTTCTTGGGAGAACCTCTAGAATTAAGCAAAGCCACCAGAGAAATCTTGTTCCTTGTTGACTGGAGTGGCAACATGAACGGAAACGGCATCGGCCGCGTAAAA GAAGCCCTGGCAGTGGCGTTTAAGAGTCTCCCTTCCGGCACACTGCTCAACGTTGTGGGCTTCGGCACCCCCATGAAACCTTTGTTCACAGCCAGCAAACTCTGCACGGAT GTCACACTGATGCAAGCCCATGAGTATGTTCAAAGGATGAGAGCGGACATGCGAGGCATCAACCTACTTGGGACGCTGTCCTGGCTGTATCAGCAGCCTATCCAGCGGACGCACCCTCGTCAGGTCTTTATCATTACAGACGGCTCCAAAAACAACGTGGCTAAAGTTTTGGAGCTGGTGCGCAGAAACACTTGCGCTGGCAG ATGTTTCAGTTTGGGCCTCGGTTCCCGAGCATGTAGGCGGCTCCTGGAAGGTGTTGCCAAGCTCACAGGAGGAACCACAGAATTTTTACAAGAGGAAGAAAGACTTCAGCCTAAG CTCATCAAGTCTCTGAAAAAAGCCCTGGAGCCTGTTTTGACGGATATGCGGATTGACTGGTACCTGCCTGAAAACATGGAGGCTCTTCTTTCACCCAATGAAATCCCCGCGCTTTACCCGGGCAACCGCCTTATTGGATATTGCACGCTTTATGACATGACAACATTTAAGACCAAAAAGACAGAG TGTCAAGATCCCGTCTCCAAGCGCACACGTAATGCATCGGTGGGCTCCGTTTTTGGCCCGACAAATGACGACGCCTCACCTCCAACATCTGAGCTCATGCCCGCGGTCATTTGTCCTGAGGGTAACCACCTGGAGGAGGCGCTGAAGGAAATATCCAGAGAAATCTCCTCCGAGTTCTCCTGCGCCAAAGACGCTCACCCCA GTGTGGAAGTGGACTGGCCCAGCGATGTGAGAATGAGAATCCAAGAGAGATCCTACATCCAGGAGCAGTACGTCCTCACTCACTGCTCCCTCAGCAGCGAACGGAGTCTCCCCACACACGTCCACGCCTCGTCAAGTTCTGACGCCAAGAGCCGGGCTGGTCTGACTGACCCCGTGTCTCCTGCGCCGCTCCTGGACACGGGATCTTTACCTCAAGGTCTCGAGAAGATACCCGGTCCAGAACAGAGGTCGTCTTTGTCCCGCTGGGCTGACAGGGGTTGGCAGCAGAACCTCTCAGCCGACAGCGGCGGGAAAAAG CATGGGAAAGGAGGTTGTCGTGAGGAATCTCACTGGAAGCAAAAATCCCTGGCCCGTTCTAGCATGGCAGCAAGAAGCTTCTCATCGCCGCAGGGTGAGCTGGAGATGCATCGCCTCAGGAGAGCTCTGGAAAGGGTCTCCTTCGATCAAACTCTGGGCGGAAGGCTGGATGAAAGTGACGGGGAGACAAAGCCACCAGACACGCTTTCACACCGAAGCCTCAACGACTCCA GTGGACTCCTTTTCCCCGCCTCTCCTCTGGACTGGGACAACTTCACAGACCCAGAGTACCTTTTCACCGGAGTTCCCCTGGAGGATCCCCCGCCGGGCCAATGCCGTTCCCTCATTCACGGCTTCCTGGGCGGTCGACCCGTTTCCTGGGAGGTCACCGTGAACCTGGACCACCTTTTGGCCCCTGATGACCGTAGGGCAACAGTGGTGGAAGGGTGTAGAAGCAAAGGAGGAGGAATAGAAAGGGAATCTTGGGAGGAGATCATTCACCAGCTGACCGCTCGCTCTGTAATAAGAGACTTTGAGAGAATGGCCGAGAGGGAGAATCAAACAGGACATG GTACGGCGAGACGGTATCGTGTGAAGGCCATCCAGACGAGTAAACATTGCAACATCACGTCCATGTATACGACCTTCACCATCATTGACAGCAACCCTAATAAAAGCGTCCAGGAAGGCTCAGAGGTCCAAAATTCAG GGTTGGTTTTGGGAAGCAGTCGCAGTTTCCAGTCAAGCAGTCGCAAGCAGGAAACTTATTCTGCAGGTGTGAGCAGAAGACCGATCAGCAGAGACTGCGAAGAGGGTCAGGACACCTGGAACTCTACAG ACAGAGATGATACTCCCACCTCACCGTGTAGCCTTGCATCCTGGGACTCTA GTGCCTTCAGTGGTGGCGCCTCAGTAACAACGGGCCCGTCGTCCACTCGTTCTCAGCGTTCTGTCGAGAGCAGGTCGATGGAGAGTTTCTTTGGGACCAG GGGTCCCCTTGGCAGACTCAGGTCTTCAATTTCATCGGGACGTCAGGCTCCTCTCAAGTCCCACTGCTTGTCTGCGGAGAATGACAAACAAACTGAGAATGAAGCTCCAGACTACCTGCCTCTG GTTCGCCTTCAGTTGGCCTCAGGGGCTTTCCTGCTCACCGAGATGTACGCCAACTGCGTCCAGATCTCCTTGGACCGCCTGAAGCGGGCGTCCCCTTACAGCCTGCACCGTCGCAGCTTCAGCCCGCCTTTCCGCTGCGCGTCCCCCAGCGCTCCTTCGTTATCCTCCTCCGCCAAACCTCCCGGTCATCACCACGTCACCTTTTCACCCTCCTCATGCTCCCTCGCCAAAAAAACGGCGCCACCTTTCCACCACACACCAGACGACACCCCGTTGATGCTGGAACCCAAACTTCGCAGAAGACAGCCGTCTGACCGAGACCCCGTACTCTTCTGCCCGGATCTCCCCGGCTGCGAGGAAGGCTCTTTAGAACTACCGGGTGGCAATTCTGCCGGGCAGGCGGACAGCGGTCGCGGGTCGGAGACGGACGTGGGCGGGGGTCCTTCGCTGGAGCCGCCCTACCTTCAGGTGAGTTGTCAGTCAGCCGTGGACGACGTGGAGGGCTCCAGCTGGGCGACCGCGGTGGCCCTGGCCTGGCTGGAGCACCGCTGTGCCGGATACTTCATGGAGTGGGAGCTGGTGGCGGCTAAAGCGGACTTCTGGCTACGTGGCCTGGACCTGCCTGAGGGCTTGGACCTAGCTGGGCTGAGGGGTGCTGCCAGACAACTGTTCCTGCTACTGCGCCACTGGGATGAGAACATCAAATTTAACATGCTGTGTTATAATCCCAATAATATGTGA
- the vwa5b2 gene encoding von Willebrand factor A domain-containing protein 5B2 isoform X1, with the protein MVGLRNRSTWDPLLLKSSCIKSCAIGCSLGITAHLTYANAEKDPVEGVFVYPLGEKEIVVGFEAAIAGRMMGVQIQNRGKMKDCCSDCCPCTEGREWNCCGNSSLDMQCTNGHLILDEDLERNTFIVATGLIGPLDVVSIIMKTTVELPTLENGAIHIVYPTILTPIVTHMTASKSETGGRSEETGCFSGTSGKADRVLDSEQQYCAHAIFTSPAASLAPYELNFQLLVRGACLLAGLESPTHALRADADPSAQSASATYITLAQEHSYDRHIEIILHLSEPHSPLVIIEKGRLSFSQYGQLILSRRDFIRSTRKDPEPEKKVDFVRKRYHKDILNNPVLMLNFCPDFLGEPLELSKATREILFLVDWSGNMNGNGIGRVKEALAVAFKSLPSGTLLNVVGFGTPMKPLFTASKLCTDVTLMQAHEYVQRMRADMRGINLLGTLSWLYQQPIQRTHPRQVFIITDGSKNNVAKVLELVRRNTCAGRCFSLGLGSRACRRLLEGVAKLTGGTTEFLQEEERLQPKLIKSLKKALEPVLTDMRIDWYLPENMEALLSPNEIPALYPGNRLIGYCTLYDMTTFKTKKTECQDPVSKRTRNASVGSVFGPTNDDASPPTSELMPAVICPEGNHLEEALKEISREISSEFSCAKDAHPSALHLGLQMSVEVDWPSDVRMRIQERSYIQEQYVLTHCSLSSERSLPTHVHASSSSDAKSRAGLTDPVSPAPLLDTGSLPQGLEKIPGPEQRSSLSRWADRGWQQNLSADSGGKKHGKGGCREESHWKQKSLARSSMAARSFSSPQGELEMHRLRRALERVSFDQTLGGRLDESDGETKPPDTLSHRSLNDSSGLLFPASPLDWDNFTDPEYLFTGVPLEDPPPGQCRSLIHGFLGGRPVSWEVTVNLDHLLAPDDRRATVVEGCRSKGGGIERESWEEIIHQLTARSVIRDFERMAERENQTGHGTARRYRVKAIQTSKHCNITSMYTTFTIIDSNPNKSVQEGSEVQNSGLVLGSSRSFQSSSRKQETYSAGVSRRPISRDCEEGQDTWNSTDRDDTPTSPCSLASWDSSAFSGGASVTTGPSSTRSQRSVESRSMESFFGTRGPLGRLRSSISSGRQAPLKSHCLSAENDKQTENEAPDYLPLVRLQLASGAFLLTEMYANCVQISLDRLKRASPYSLHRRSFSPPFRCASPSAPSLSSSAKPPGHHHVTFSPSSCSLAKKTAPPFHHTPDDTPLMLEPKLRRRQPSDRDPVLFCPDLPGCEEGSLELPGGNSAGQADSGRGSETDVGGGPSLEPPYLQVSCQSAVDDVEGSSWATAVALAWLEHRCAGYFMEWELVAAKADFWLRGLDLPEGLDLAGLRGAARQLFLLLRHWDENIKFNMLCYNPNNM; encoded by the exons ATGGTGGGACTAAGGAACCGCTCCACATGGGATCCGCTGCTCCTCAAGTCATCTTGCATCAAATCCTGTGCCATTGGCTGTTCCCTGGGCATCACTGCGCACCTCACTTATGCGAATGCTGAGAAAGACCCCGTTGAAG GTGTATTTGTGTACCCGCTCGGAGAAAAGGAGATTGTGGTAGGCTTTGAGGCAGCCATTGCGGGACGTATGATGGGCGTCCAGATCCAGAACCGGGGCAAGATGAAGGATTGCTGCTCGGACTGCTGCCCCTGCACCGAAGGACGGGAGTGGAATTGCTGCGGAAACTCGAGCTTGGATATGCAGTGTACCAATG GGCACCTCATCCTGGATGAAGATCTAGAAAGAAACACCTTCATTGTGGCCACAGGACTGATAGGTCCACTGGATGTAGTGTCCATCATTATGAAGACCACAGTTGAACTGCCGACGTTAGAAAACGGAGCGATCCACATTGTCTACCCAACGATATTGACACCCATTGTCACGCACATGACTGCAAGCAAGAGTGAAACAGGGGGGAGATCGGAAGAAACCGG CTGTTTTAGCGGCACCTCAGGAAAAGCGGACCGGGTTCTTGATTCTGAGCAGCAATACTGTGCACATGCCATCTTTACCAGTCCAGCTGCCAGTTTGGCTCCTTATGAGCTCAACTTCCAACTGCTGGTTCGAGGAGCTTGTCTGCTGGCTG GACTGGAGAGCCCCACTCATGCCCTGAGAGCAGATGCTGACCCCAGTGCCCAAAGTGCCTCCGCCACGTATATCACCTTAGCCCAAGAGCATTCCTATGACAGACACATAGAGATCATCCTTCACCTCAGTG AACCACACAGCCCACTTGTCATCATAGAGAAAGGAAGGCTCTCCTTCAGCCAGTATGGACAGCTCATCCTCTCACGACGGGATTTCATTCGCTCTACCCGCAAAGATCCCGAACCCGAGAAAAAG GTCGACTTTGTACGGAAGCGCTACCACAAGGACATCCTGAACAACCCGGTGTTGATGCTTAATTTTTGTCCCGATTTCTTGGGAGAACCTCTAGAATTAAGCAAAGCCACCAGAGAAATCTTGTTCCTTGTTGACTGGAGTGGCAACATGAACGGAAACGGCATCGGCCGCGTAAAA GAAGCCCTGGCAGTGGCGTTTAAGAGTCTCCCTTCCGGCACACTGCTCAACGTTGTGGGCTTCGGCACCCCCATGAAACCTTTGTTCACAGCCAGCAAACTCTGCACGGAT GTCACACTGATGCAAGCCCATGAGTATGTTCAAAGGATGAGAGCGGACATGCGAGGCATCAACCTACTTGGGACGCTGTCCTGGCTGTATCAGCAGCCTATCCAGCGGACGCACCCTCGTCAGGTCTTTATCATTACAGACGGCTCCAAAAACAACGTGGCTAAAGTTTTGGAGCTGGTGCGCAGAAACACTTGCGCTGGCAG ATGTTTCAGTTTGGGCCTCGGTTCCCGAGCATGTAGGCGGCTCCTGGAAGGTGTTGCCAAGCTCACAGGAGGAACCACAGAATTTTTACAAGAGGAAGAAAGACTTCAGCCTAAG CTCATCAAGTCTCTGAAAAAAGCCCTGGAGCCTGTTTTGACGGATATGCGGATTGACTGGTACCTGCCTGAAAACATGGAGGCTCTTCTTTCACCCAATGAAATCCCCGCGCTTTACCCGGGCAACCGCCTTATTGGATATTGCACGCTTTATGACATGACAACATTTAAGACCAAAAAGACAGAG TGTCAAGATCCCGTCTCCAAGCGCACACGTAATGCATCGGTGGGCTCCGTTTTTGGCCCGACAAATGACGACGCCTCACCTCCAACATCTGAGCTCATGCCCGCGGTCATTTGTCCTGAGGGTAACCACCTGGAGGAGGCGCTGAAGGAAATATCCAGAGAAATCTCCTCCGAGTTCTCCTGCGCCAAAGACGCTCACCCCAGTGCGTTGCATTTAGGCTTGCAAATGA GTGTGGAAGTGGACTGGCCCAGCGATGTGAGAATGAGAATCCAAGAGAGATCCTACATCCAGGAGCAGTACGTCCTCACTCACTGCTCCCTCAGCAGCGAACGGAGTCTCCCCACACACGTCCACGCCTCGTCAAGTTCTGACGCCAAGAGCCGGGCTGGTCTGACTGACCCCGTGTCTCCTGCGCCGCTCCTGGACACGGGATCTTTACCTCAAGGTCTCGAGAAGATACCCGGTCCAGAACAGAGGTCGTCTTTGTCCCGCTGGGCTGACAGGGGTTGGCAGCAGAACCTCTCAGCCGACAGCGGCGGGAAAAAG CATGGGAAAGGAGGTTGTCGTGAGGAATCTCACTGGAAGCAAAAATCCCTGGCCCGTTCTAGCATGGCAGCAAGAAGCTTCTCATCGCCGCAGGGTGAGCTGGAGATGCATCGCCTCAGGAGAGCTCTGGAAAGGGTCTCCTTCGATCAAACTCTGGGCGGAAGGCTGGATGAAAGTGACGGGGAGACAAAGCCACCAGACACGCTTTCACACCGAAGCCTCAACGACTCCA GTGGACTCCTTTTCCCCGCCTCTCCTCTGGACTGGGACAACTTCACAGACCCAGAGTACCTTTTCACCGGAGTTCCCCTGGAGGATCCCCCGCCGGGCCAATGCCGTTCCCTCATTCACGGCTTCCTGGGCGGTCGACCCGTTTCCTGGGAGGTCACCGTGAACCTGGACCACCTTTTGGCCCCTGATGACCGTAGGGCAACAGTGGTGGAAGGGTGTAGAAGCAAAGGAGGAGGAATAGAAAGGGAATCTTGGGAGGAGATCATTCACCAGCTGACCGCTCGCTCTGTAATAAGAGACTTTGAGAGAATGGCCGAGAGGGAGAATCAAACAGGACATG GTACGGCGAGACGGTATCGTGTGAAGGCCATCCAGACGAGTAAACATTGCAACATCACGTCCATGTATACGACCTTCACCATCATTGACAGCAACCCTAATAAAAGCGTCCAGGAAGGCTCAGAGGTCCAAAATTCAG GGTTGGTTTTGGGAAGCAGTCGCAGTTTCCAGTCAAGCAGTCGCAAGCAGGAAACTTATTCTGCAGGTGTGAGCAGAAGACCGATCAGCAGAGACTGCGAAGAGGGTCAGGACACCTGGAACTCTACAG ACAGAGATGATACTCCCACCTCACCGTGTAGCCTTGCATCCTGGGACTCTA GTGCCTTCAGTGGTGGCGCCTCAGTAACAACGGGCCCGTCGTCCACTCGTTCTCAGCGTTCTGTCGAGAGCAGGTCGATGGAGAGTTTCTTTGGGACCAG GGGTCCCCTTGGCAGACTCAGGTCTTCAATTTCATCGGGACGTCAGGCTCCTCTCAAGTCCCACTGCTTGTCTGCGGAGAATGACAAACAAACTGAGAATGAAGCTCCAGACTACCTGCCTCTG GTTCGCCTTCAGTTGGCCTCAGGGGCTTTCCTGCTCACCGAGATGTACGCCAACTGCGTCCAGATCTCCTTGGACCGCCTGAAGCGGGCGTCCCCTTACAGCCTGCACCGTCGCAGCTTCAGCCCGCCTTTCCGCTGCGCGTCCCCCAGCGCTCCTTCGTTATCCTCCTCCGCCAAACCTCCCGGTCATCACCACGTCACCTTTTCACCCTCCTCATGCTCCCTCGCCAAAAAAACGGCGCCACCTTTCCACCACACACCAGACGACACCCCGTTGATGCTGGAACCCAAACTTCGCAGAAGACAGCCGTCTGACCGAGACCCCGTACTCTTCTGCCCGGATCTCCCCGGCTGCGAGGAAGGCTCTTTAGAACTACCGGGTGGCAATTCTGCCGGGCAGGCGGACAGCGGTCGCGGGTCGGAGACGGACGTGGGCGGGGGTCCTTCGCTGGAGCCGCCCTACCTTCAGGTGAGTTGTCAGTCAGCCGTGGACGACGTGGAGGGCTCCAGCTGGGCGACCGCGGTGGCCCTGGCCTGGCTGGAGCACCGCTGTGCCGGATACTTCATGGAGTGGGAGCTGGTGGCGGCTAAAGCGGACTTCTGGCTACGTGGCCTGGACCTGCCTGAGGGCTTGGACCTAGCTGGGCTGAGGGGTGCTGCCAGACAACTGTTCCTGCTACTGCGCCACTGGGATGAGAACATCAAATTTAACATGCTGTGTTATAATCCCAATAATATGTGA